One genomic region from Muriicola soli encodes:
- a CDS encoding DUF6503 family protein produces MRSFLLAFLVVSVFTGCGDPKNIPSAQELVDRTIEVAGGDLYEQSEFRFKFRDMVYVLERENGEKIMKRIKQTDSGQLTDVRNGDKFNRVFEGKSIQVSDSMANVYSNSINSVHYFAYLPYGLNDAAVNKELIGKKLIRNREYYKVKVTFEQQGGGEDFEDIYIYWIDKETFKPSYLAYEFHVDGGGMRFREAYNERFVNGIRIVDYRNFKPRGTADIMEIDDLFEKGQLELLSDIKLEAVEVSRDNYN; encoded by the coding sequence ATGAGATCATTTTTACTCGCATTCTTGGTTGTTAGCGTTTTTACCGGCTGCGGAGATCCTAAAAACATCCCGTCTGCGCAAGAACTGGTAGACCGAACAATTGAAGTTGCAGGTGGTGATCTCTACGAACAAAGTGAGTTTAGATTCAAATTCCGGGATATGGTGTATGTGCTTGAAAGGGAAAATGGAGAAAAAATCATGAAACGCATCAAACAAACCGATTCAGGGCAACTTACCGATGTGCGAAATGGCGATAAATTCAATAGAGTTTTTGAGGGAAAGTCTATACAGGTTTCAGATAGTATGGCCAATGTGTACAGCAATTCAATAAACTCGGTACATTATTTTGCTTATTTGCCATACGGCTTAAATGATGCTGCAGTGAATAAGGAGTTGATAGGGAAAAAGTTGATCCGAAATAGGGAATACTACAAGGTCAAAGTTACATTTGAACAGCAAGGCGGTGGCGAAGATTTTGAAGATATTTATATTTATTGGATTGATAAAGAGACATTTAAGCCTTCTTACTTAGCGTATGAATTTCATGTGGATGGAGGCGGAATGCGATTCCGAGAGGCATATAATGAACGTTTTGTCAACGGGATTCGCATAGTGGATTACCGCAACTTCAAACCAAGGGGAACAGCTGACATTATGGAAATTGATGACCTTTTTGAGAAGGGTCAGCTTGAATTGCTGTCAGACATAAAACTTGAGGCCGTAGAGGTTAGTCGGGACAATTACAATTAA